gtAAAGAAACCGGTGGTCGTGTTGATGTGACTTGTCCCCAGATTGTCAAGCATTATAAACGGCATATGTGTTGATTTAGCAGATATGCTAATATCACTATAccgtaaaaattatattatgtaaggaAATGTTAAAATTTGAGGCTGCTAAAACATAGTTAGTGCTTCTGAAGCGTTTACTTGCTTAGATATTGCCTTGCGCTGGTTTGAAACACAGGCCGAAAGCGACCAATATCAAATATCTGTGTGCCTAGtcggagatttttaacctattcgatcgcgtaaaagttaactgcgttttgtatggaattgaaacagcgccatctagtgacaagaagaggAAACATAATTTGTGAGTGCGAGTTTTTTACGTCTTCGGGACCGACTATTGTTTACCCACTCGCATTCGAAAGTGACAACGTGAGCGcacgtgattggttgattcaAGAACTAAACCCttagagtgcgagtccgactcacacttgactcatttttaatacataatgatgATGTACATACTATACCTATTCATCTCTCATCTGGTCTCCCGCTGAATCTACTGGTGGTATCTAATCATTACTTTCCCTTTTGAAAAACCTCCAAAACATGTAAGACAGCCACGTAAAAACATAAACTGATAGACGCTAAGTGGAGTCTGTATAGTGTAGCTGTagaaaagaaaatcaataatttaccaGAAATTAGTCACTCTAACATATTAGAATGCTCACAAGCATTATCTACAGCAGCGGTTCCCAAAAGGTGTTCCGCGGAACCCTGAGGTTCCGTGAAAGACCCTCAGGGGTTCCGCGAAAATTCAAGATTTCCATATTGTAAATCGTTTCACTTgtgataatattaaattgacgtaatttattattcattttcaatcaacttgttttaaaatattgcatTCCAAAATTCCATTTAGGCgccatgtaggtaggtaggtacgctgtGCGTGTCACGTGTCGCGTCGCCCGGTCGCGCCGCTCGTCGTCCTCCCACCGCCCGCGCCGCTCGTCGTCCTCCCACCGCCCGCGCCGTTCGTCGCTCTCCCGCCGCCCGCGGCATACCGCGGCAGCTTGCGACCATTCAGTTGAGTCAATACGATTACTAGGACTGCACGTGATCAAGTTTTTGATACCAAATTTTAAAACTCGAAAATAAGCTAAGAATAAATTCCGTACCTAGATAGTGATTGTTTATAGTTTTACGAGCACTGTTTTAAGCaggtatgtttttattatttttacgtattATAATGATAAATCAAATGCTACTTATAATAGTTCCACAAAAACAGGTCGTTTTTGCCTAAAATATTGCTGTGTTTTACTTACAGTTCACGATGGATAAATGGCTAAAACCTGGGATTGCTAAGGGGAAACGTGGTGCTAGCTTTGTGGACAGTAATGTTAATACTTATCAATCTAATCAAGCTTTTGACCAAGTCTCATCTTCACCAGAAGGAGagacaattgaaaaaaaaacggaaaTTACCAGTGGTGCTAGTTGTTCAGTAAGAacttaattctattttttataatttatttcaatttgttaAAGTTACACGTATGTGTCCGCGCTTATACGAACtgttttttattgcatttttttttcagggtaTTGGTACGGAAGACACTTTTGTTGAACAAAATCAGCAAAACACAGTGATACCATCTACTACCGACCATACTGAACGTCAAGCGGGAATATCTTcaaaaaagagaaaatatgATGAGTCCTATCTGTCCTATGGATTTATACCGATAGGGAATGCTGAAAATCCTGATGGAAAATGTGTTGTTTGCAGCAAGATTTTGTTGAATAGCTCCCTGGCACCTGCAAAGCTTAAGCGTCACCTTGATACTAATCATCCTcacctcaaaaataaaaacattagtttttttgaaaGACAAAGAGATGTACATCAAGCAGGTGTGACCGCTTtacaaaaatatgcaaaaactGATAATGAAAACGCCACGAAAGCCTCATTCATGCTAAGTTATAAGATTGCACGAGCTGGAAAACCTCACACAATAGCCGAGGATTTTTTGAAACCATGCATGACTGAAGTTGTTGCCTGCTTGCTTGGAGAGGATTCAGCTAAGAAAGTGGCAACGGTACAGTGTTCGAACAACATCGTATCTGACCGTATTCATAAGATTTCAGACCACATTGAAGATGAATTGATTGATAGATTGAAAGAGAGCAATGCATTTGCAATGCAACTGGACGAAAGTACGGATGTTGCCGGACTAGCAATACTGCTAGTTTTTGTCAGATATCCATACAGAGAATCTATCGAAGAAGATTTGTTTCTCTGTGCTCCTTTGGAGGCCAATACAACTGGAGaagaaatttttaaagttattgatgaatacatgaaaaaaaacaaaattgattgGAATAAATGTATTGATGTATGCAGCGATGGAGCTGCAGCCATGATTGGTAAAGTAAAAGGAACAGTGTCAAGAATTAAAACTGTTGCGCAAAATTGTACTAGCAGTCATTGTATTTTACATCGTCATGCTCTTGCCGTGAAAAGAGTGCCATCTGATTTAAAACAAGTCCTTGATCAAGCCGTACAAATCGTCAATTTTGTGAAAACACGTCCACTGCAGTCAAGGCTATTCAAAAAAACGTGTGAAGACATGAAAAGTCAGCATCAATCACTCCTACACACGGAAGTGAGGTGGCTTTCCAGAGGAAGGGTTTTAAACAGATTATATGAATTGCGCGATGAACTGAAAGTTTTCTTACAGACCCTTCCTTCGCCTGCAAGTGCTAGCTATCTTGAACTGTTACGAGACGAGCGATGG
The window above is part of the Maniola jurtina chromosome 5, ilManJurt1.1, whole genome shotgun sequence genome. Proteins encoded here:
- the LOC123865800 gene encoding zinc finger BED domain-containing protein 5-like, with the protein product MDKWLKPGIAKGKRGASFVDSNVNTYQSNQAFDQVSSSPEGETIEKKTEITSGASCSGIGTEDTFVEQNQQNTVIPSTTDHTERQAGISSKKRKYDESYLSYGFIPIGNAENPDGKCVVCSKILLNSSLAPAKLKRHLDTNHPHLKNKNISFFERQRDVHQAGVTALQKYAKTDNENATKASFMLSYKIARAGKPHTIAEDFLKPCMTEVVACLLGEDSAKKVATVQCSNNIVSDRIHKISDHIEDELIDRLKESNAFAMQLDESTDVAGLAILLVFVRYPYRESIEEDLFLCAPLEANTTGEEIFKVIDEYMKKNKIDWNKCIDVCSDGAAAMIGKVKGTVSRIKTVAQNCTSSHCILHRHALAVKRVPSDLKQVLDQAVQIVNFVKTRPLQSRLFKKTCEDMKSQHQSLLHTEVRWLSRGRVLNRLYELRDELKVFLQTLPSPASASYLELLRDERWLMRLAYLADIFDKLNTVSSSLQGRMITIFTVSDKVSSLKEKIALWIECLGQKRCEAGFSAYAYTKNKFRSRLNAAPDLRIQLSDIKPDFDVILRKTMKRFHSSH